In Agromyces sp. 3263, a single genomic region encodes these proteins:
- the rpsR gene encoding 30S ribosomal protein S18, which produces MAGKSSGDRRKPSRGKGAKNAAPAKSIKVGVIDYKDVATLRKFISERGKIRARRITGVSVQEQRLIARAVKNAREMALLPYSGSGR; this is translated from the coding sequence ATGGCTGGAAAGAGCAGCGGCGACCGCCGCAAGCCGAGCCGCGGGAAGGGCGCGAAGAACGCCGCCCCGGCGAAGTCGATCAAGGTCGGCGTCATCGACTACAAGGACGTTGCGACCCTTCGCAAGTTCATCTCGGAGCGCGGGAAGATCCGTGCCCGTCGCATCACCGGTGTCTCCGTGCAGGAGCAGCGCCTCATCGCCCGTGCCGTGAAGAACGCACGTGAGATGGCGCTCCTCCCCTACTCGGGCTCCGGCCGCTAA
- the rplI gene encoding 50S ribosomal protein L9, whose protein sequence is MAKVILTHEVTGLGTAGDVVEVKNGYARNYLVPQGFATPWTRGGEKQVEQIKAARTARELHSLEDAQALKAKLESTKVKLTVKAGNGGRLFGSVKTADVAAAVQAAGLGEVDKRKIEISTPIKSIGEHEATVRLRDELSATITLQVVAAK, encoded by the coding sequence ATGGCAAAGGTAATTCTCACGCACGAGGTCACCGGCCTCGGCACCGCCGGCGACGTGGTCGAGGTCAAGAACGGCTACGCACGCAACTACCTGGTTCCCCAGGGCTTCGCGACGCCGTGGACCCGTGGCGGCGAAAAGCAGGTCGAGCAGATCAAGGCCGCCCGCACGGCTCGCGAGCTGCACTCCCTCGAGGACGCGCAGGCCCTCAAGGCCAAGCTCGAGTCGACCAAGGTGAAGCTGACGGTCAAGGCCGGCAACGGCGGCCGCCTCTTCGGCTCGGTCAAGACGGCGGATGTCGCGGCTGCGGTGCAGGCCGCCGGCCTCGGCGAGGTCGACAAGCGCAAGATCGAGATCTCGACGCCGATCAAGTCGATCGGCGAGCACGAGGCGACGGTTCGCCTCCGCGACGAGCTCTCCGCCACGATCACCCTCCAGGTGGTCGCCGCGAAGTAG
- the dnaB gene encoding replicative DNA helicase produces MSIAHIGLAEPHDDGDRRGERTPPHDLLAEQSALGGMMLSKDAVADVIETVRGVDFYVPKHEVVFNAILTLYSHGEPTDVIAVTDELTKTGELQRAGGVEYLHTLTSLVPTAANAGYYASIVAERALLRRLVEAGTRIVQMGYAGEGEVTELVNHAQAEIYGVTGSTESEDYVPLTEAVTAAIDEIEAAKHTDGKFTGVPTGFADLDDLTNGFHPGQMIIVAARPAMGKSTLALDFARAASIGHDLPSIFFSLEMGKSEIAMRLLSAEASVPLQMMRKGTVDSRDWTTIAATRGRINDAPLYIDDSPNMTLVEIRAKCRRLKQRVGLKMVIIDYLQLMTSGKRVESRQQEVSEFSRALKLLAKELQVPVLALSQLNRGPEQRADKMPALSDLRESGSIEQDADMVILLHRESAYERDSPRAGEADLIVAKHRNGPTRTITVAFHGHFSRFTDMVQV; encoded by the coding sequence TTGTCGATCGCGCACATCGGACTCGCCGAGCCGCACGACGACGGTGACCGCCGGGGTGAACGCACACCGCCGCACGACCTCCTGGCCGAGCAGAGCGCCCTCGGCGGCATGATGCTCTCGAAGGACGCGGTGGCCGACGTCATCGAGACCGTGCGCGGCGTCGACTTCTACGTGCCGAAGCACGAGGTCGTCTTCAACGCCATCCTCACGCTGTACTCGCACGGCGAACCGACCGATGTGATCGCCGTCACCGACGAGCTCACGAAGACCGGCGAACTGCAGCGCGCCGGCGGCGTCGAGTACCTGCACACCCTCACCAGCCTCGTGCCGACCGCCGCCAACGCGGGGTACTACGCCTCCATCGTCGCCGAGCGCGCACTGCTGCGACGCCTGGTGGAGGCGGGCACCCGCATCGTGCAGATGGGCTACGCCGGCGAGGGCGAGGTCACCGAGCTCGTCAACCACGCCCAAGCCGAGATCTACGGCGTCACCGGCTCCACCGAGAGCGAAGACTACGTGCCGCTCACCGAGGCCGTCACCGCGGCCATCGACGAGATCGAGGCCGCCAAGCACACCGACGGCAAGTTCACCGGGGTGCCCACCGGCTTCGCCGACCTCGACGACTTGACCAACGGCTTCCATCCCGGGCAGATGATCATCGTCGCGGCGCGTCCCGCGATGGGAAAGTCCACGCTCGCGCTCGACTTCGCGCGCGCCGCCTCCATCGGCCACGACCTGCCGTCGATCTTCTTCTCGCTGGAGATGGGCAAGAGCGAGATCGCGATGCGCCTGCTCTCGGCCGAGGCATCCGTGCCCCTCCAGATGATGCGCAAGGGCACCGTCGACTCCCGCGACTGGACGACCATCGCGGCGACCCGTGGCCGCATCAACGACGCGCCGCTCTACATCGACGACTCGCCCAACATGACCCTCGTCGAGATCCGGGCGAAGTGCCGGCGGCTCAAGCAGCGCGTGGGCCTGAAGATGGTCATCATCGACTACCTGCAGCTCATGACGAGCGGAAAGCGCGTCGAGAGCCGTCAGCAGGAGGTGTCGGAGTTCTCGCGTGCGCTGAAGCTGCTCGCCAAGGAGCTGCAGGTGCCGGTGCTGGCGCTCTCCCAGCTGAACCGCGGCCCCGAGCAGCGCGCCGACAAGATGCCGGCGCTCTCCGACCTGCGAGAGTCGGGCTCGATCGAGCAGGACGCCGACATGGTGATCCTGCTGCACCGCGAGTCGGCCTACGAGCGCGACAGCCCTCGCGCAGGCGAGGCCGACCTCATCGTGGCGAAGCACCGGAACGGTCCCACCCGCACCATCACCGTGGCGTTCCACGGGCACTTCTCGCGGTTCACCGACATGGTGCAGGTCTAG
- a CDS encoding YkvA family protein, which produces MSAMPTWLEILLGVVGGLVLLWGALIIALVIQYRRTGRSIDWREVARLAPDVVRLITRLAKDRTVPRGTRWWLIGLLAYLLMPIDLVPDFIPVIGYLDDAIIVAVALRFAVKHAGVEALQRNWPGTPAGLAGLLAITGAKPRGGSAGA; this is translated from the coding sequence ATGAGCGCCATGCCGACCTGGCTCGAGATCCTGCTCGGCGTCGTCGGGGGGCTGGTGCTGCTCTGGGGCGCGCTCATCATCGCGCTCGTCATCCAGTACCGACGCACCGGCCGAAGCATCGACTGGCGCGAGGTGGCCCGTCTCGCCCCCGATGTCGTGCGACTCATCACCCGCCTCGCCAAGGACCGGACGGTGCCACGCGGTACTCGCTGGTGGCTCATCGGGTTGCTCGCCTACCTGTTGATGCCGATCGACCTGGTCCCCGACTTCATTCCGGTGATCGGGTACCTCGACGACGCCATCATCGTCGCCGTCGCCCTCCGCTTCGCGGTCAAGCACGCCGGCGTGGAGGCGCTGCAGCGGAACTGGCCCGGCACGCCTGCCGGGCTTGCCGGGCTGCTCGCCATCACGGGAGCCAAGCCCCGAGGCGGGTCAGCGGGCGCCTGA
- a CDS encoding family 43 glycosylhydrolase codes for MKKSRGIRMIALAVFTSLLAIAAPAGIAAAGTAQAPPTIERRGGNPGSYTNPLTPQIPGDGVVESCADPTVLHGQRPGDTTWYLYCTTDPLNDEDVDANGAPIFRRVPVMTSENLVDWTYVGESFTDLPSWAEPGAALWAPEVVYSSTFDQYYMFVVVTNTTSAVSGVDGCASDSAIGVATSADPTGPWTFSNTPVVAPRQNGDGCNFLWTYDPDVLGDTITDSGILYYGSYYGGIFGTSLQLTEDGATADTAGATMVAIDNKYEGANVIEKDGYYYLFVSATNCCNGALTGYSVFVGRSTGPFGPFVDREGVSLLAENTGGTPFLTMNGNRWVGTGHNTVFQDANGDWWTIYHAVDQQDPFFAFDPGFTKRPALLDAIDWVDGWPTVNGGAGASDDRQPAPAGQPGQDSRHRYQPVATQEPKRELPEYSDEFDGDTLDDAWTWQRADVAPTATVSGGVLRLPIQAADLYVDVDTAAVLLREAPKGDFVVETKVRMDVPGGCCFNYAQAGMLVYASDDAYIKLTETAIWNTRQTEFAKEIPVAPEGWARYGNTVVGPPGDDWTYLRIVVQRLSGTERPEAGGDTHEYTAYTSRDGQTWVKGGTWTHSLGDDMQIALVAYGLQDASLQLTAEFDYVRVSTVKERPRG; via the coding sequence ATGAAGAAGTCCCGTGGAATCCGGATGATCGCCCTGGCCGTGTTCACATCGCTGCTCGCGATTGCCGCTCCCGCCGGGATCGCCGCAGCCGGCACGGCCCAGGCTCCGCCGACCATCGAGCGCCGAGGTGGCAACCCCGGCAGCTACACGAATCCGCTCACGCCGCAGATTCCCGGGGACGGAGTCGTCGAGAGCTGCGCCGACCCGACGGTGCTGCACGGCCAGCGCCCGGGTGACACCACCTGGTACCTGTACTGCACGACGGATCCCCTGAACGACGAGGACGTCGACGCGAACGGCGCCCCGATCTTCCGTCGCGTGCCGGTCATGACCTCGGAGAACCTCGTCGATTGGACCTACGTGGGCGAGTCGTTCACGGACCTCCCGAGCTGGGCGGAGCCTGGAGCGGCGCTCTGGGCGCCCGAGGTCGTCTACTCGAGCACCTTCGACCAGTACTACATGTTCGTCGTGGTGACGAATACGACGAGCGCGGTGAGCGGCGTCGACGGGTGCGCAAGCGACAGCGCCATCGGCGTTGCGACGAGCGCGGATCCGACCGGCCCGTGGACCTTCTCCAACACGCCGGTCGTGGCACCGCGCCAGAACGGCGATGGCTGCAACTTCCTGTGGACCTACGATCCCGATGTGCTCGGCGACACCATCACCGACTCGGGCATCCTTTACTACGGCAGCTACTACGGCGGAATCTTCGGCACGTCGCTCCAGCTCACGGAGGACGGCGCGACGGCCGACACCGCCGGCGCCACCATGGTGGCGATCGACAACAAGTACGAGGGCGCGAACGTCATCGAGAAGGACGGCTACTACTACCTGTTCGTCTCGGCGACCAACTGCTGCAACGGCGCATTGACCGGCTACAGCGTGTTCGTGGGCCGATCGACCGGCCCGTTCGGCCCGTTCGTGGACCGAGAGGGCGTCTCGCTCCTCGCCGAGAACACCGGCGGCACGCCGTTCCTCACGATGAACGGCAACCGTTGGGTCGGAACCGGCCACAACACCGTGTTCCAGGACGCGAACGGCGATTGGTGGACGATCTACCACGCCGTCGACCAGCAGGACCCGTTCTTCGCCTTCGATCCCGGGTTCACCAAGCGTCCCGCGTTGCTCGACGCGATCGACTGGGTCGACGGATGGCCCACGGTGAACGGTGGTGCAGGGGCATCCGACGACCGGCAACCGGCCCCCGCCGGGCAACCGGGCCAGGACTCCCGCCATCGCTACCAGCCCGTCGCCACGCAGGAGCCGAAGCGCGAGCTGCCCGAGTACTCCGACGAGTTCGACGGAGACACGCTCGACGACGCGTGGACCTGGCAGCGCGCCGACGTCGCGCCGACGGCGACGGTGTCCGGCGGCGTGCTGCGCCTTCCCATTCAGGCAGCCGACCTCTACGTCGACGTCGACACCGCGGCGGTCCTCCTCCGCGAGGCCCCGAAGGGCGACTTCGTCGTCGAGACGAAGGTGCGCATGGACGTGCCCGGCGGATGCTGCTTCAACTACGCGCAGGCAGGAATGCTGGTGTATGCGAGCGACGACGCCTACATCAAGCTCACCGAGACGGCCATCTGGAACACCCGGCAGACCGAGTTCGCGAAGGAGATCCCCGTGGCACCGGAAGGCTGGGCACGCTACGGCAATACTGTGGTGGGCCCTCCGGGCGACGACTGGACCTACCTGCGGATCGTCGTGCAACGCCTCTCGGGCACCGAGCGACCAGAGGCGGGCGGCGACACCCACGAGTACACGGCGTACACGAGTCGGGACGGTCAGACGTGGGTGAAGGGCGGCACGTGGACCCACTCGCTCGGTGACGACATGCAGATCGCCCTGGTCGCCTACGGTCTCCAGGATGCATCGCTGCAGCTGACGGCCGAATTCGACTACGTGCGAGTGTCCACGGTGAAGGAGCGCCCGCGGGGCTAG
- a CDS encoding dihydrofolate reductase family protein encodes MRTLTVCNFVTVDGRYEDDDHDIVSFFEHQHPDYHGVDTFDHHTTSLLAAADTLLLSGRRSSLGNLEYWAGVRRDPDATAIRRRFAELFDRVEKVIVSDTVTSADLEPYERTRIVAVADARQEVASLKQADGRGILILLGRVLWNDLMRAGLVDELQLVTFPLIGGGGVSLFDSRPPIALKLLETRAWQESGNVLMRWRVDPVS; translated from the coding sequence ATGCGCACGCTGACCGTCTGCAATTTCGTCACCGTCGACGGACGGTACGAGGACGACGACCACGACATCGTCTCGTTCTTCGAGCACCAGCACCCCGACTACCACGGGGTCGACACGTTCGATCACCACACCACGAGCCTGCTCGCCGCCGCGGACACGCTCCTGCTCTCGGGACGGCGGTCGTCGCTCGGCAACCTCGAGTACTGGGCCGGCGTTCGCCGGGACCCCGACGCCACCGCGATCCGGCGACGGTTCGCCGAGCTGTTCGACCGGGTGGAGAAGGTCATCGTGTCCGACACCGTCACCTCGGCCGACCTAGAGCCGTACGAGCGGACGCGGATCGTCGCGGTCGCCGATGCGCGCCAGGAGGTCGCGTCACTCAAGCAGGCGGACGGACGTGGCATCCTGATCCTGCTCGGCCGCGTCCTGTGGAACGACCTGATGCGGGCCGGGCTCGTCGACGAGTTGCAGCTCGTCACCTTCCCGCTGATCGGCGGCGGCGGCGTCTCCCTCTTCGACTCGCGGCCCCCGATCGCGCTGAAGCTCCTGGAGACCCGTGCGTGGCAGGAATCGGGGAACGTGCTGATGCGCTGGAGGGTCGACCCGGTGTCCTAG
- a CDS encoding LysR family transcriptional regulator — MELREIEIFLTLADELHFGRTAERLHVSVSRVSHAIRVQETAIGAPLFTRTSRRVELTQVGEVLLEGLRPAFDGIQHSVAAATALARQSVGTVTIGAMGAQVHDLAPVLDTFRASHPFAEVRFREVFFTDPFDLLRRGEVDLVTAWLPVDEPDLAVACVLREEPLNLIVSSRGPLAGRSSVDLEELADFAVPAIAGSADWLSGVVPFSTPSGRPIPRAGQVSTYPELLALVASGHVVCPVPDEGRRYFPWPGVEYIPFGDAAPVRWALIRRRGRTAPIVRAFTDAAQATGASADTV, encoded by the coding sequence ATGGAGCTTCGCGAGATCGAGATCTTCCTCACGCTCGCCGACGAACTGCATTTCGGTCGCACCGCCGAGCGCCTGCACGTCTCGGTGTCGCGCGTCAGTCACGCCATCCGCGTCCAGGAGACCGCCATCGGCGCGCCGCTGTTCACCCGCACGAGCCGGCGTGTCGAGCTCACCCAGGTGGGGGAGGTCCTGCTCGAGGGCCTCCGGCCGGCTTTCGACGGCATCCAGCACTCCGTCGCTGCTGCCACGGCACTCGCTCGTCAATCGGTGGGCACCGTCACGATCGGCGCCATGGGCGCACAGGTGCACGACCTCGCGCCCGTGCTCGACACGTTCCGGGCGTCGCATCCGTTCGCCGAGGTCCGCTTCCGCGAGGTGTTCTTCACCGACCCGTTCGACCTGCTCCGCCGGGGCGAGGTGGATCTCGTGACCGCATGGCTGCCTGTCGACGAACCCGACCTGGCCGTGGCCTGCGTGCTGCGCGAGGAGCCGCTCAACCTGATCGTCTCCTCGCGAGGACCGCTCGCGGGTCGTTCCTCGGTCGACTTGGAGGAGCTCGCCGACTTCGCGGTGCCGGCCATCGCGGGGTCGGCGGACTGGTTGTCGGGCGTCGTCCCCTTCTCCACTCCTTCGGGGCGGCCGATCCCACGTGCGGGGCAGGTCTCGACGTACCCGGAACTCCTCGCCCTCGTGGCCTCCGGCCACGTCGTCTGTCCCGTCCCCGACGAGGGACGGCGCTACTTCCCGTGGCCGGGCGTGGAGTACATCCCCTTCGGCGATGCCGCGCCGGTGCGGTGGGCGCTGATCCGTCGGCGCGGTCGAACTGCCCCGATCGTCCGCGCGTTCACCGACGCGGCGCAGGCAACGGGTGCGTCAGCGGACACCGTCTGA
- a CDS encoding PadR family transcriptional regulator: MGKQSTEMLKGTLEGIVLAILAVRPAYGYEITARLRDEGFTDIVEGTVYALLVRIEQRGLVDVEKVPSEKGPPRKVYSLNAQGGEYLDEFWRTWSFLAERIEQLHHRIESVKEEGE, from the coding sequence ATGGGCAAGCAGTCGACCGAGATGCTGAAGGGCACGCTCGAAGGCATCGTCCTCGCGATCCTGGCCGTCCGGCCGGCGTACGGGTATGAGATCACCGCGCGCCTGCGCGACGAGGGCTTCACCGACATCGTCGAAGGCACCGTGTACGCGCTCCTGGTCAGGATCGAGCAGCGCGGCCTCGTGGACGTCGAGAAGGTGCCGTCCGAGAAGGGGCCGCCGCGCAAGGTGTACTCGCTCAACGCACAGGGCGGCGAGTACCTCGACGAGTTCTGGAGGACGTGGAGCTTCCTCGCCGAACGGATCGAACAGCTCCACCACCGCATCGAATCAGTGAAGGAAGAAGGAGAGTAG
- a CDS encoding DUF1048 domain-containing protein: MAAKWYEMITGSLDDKKAYRQYKARIAALPEPYGTAAKAFERYFMYNGGITDGDSTVMITMLNDSADLWERAAVDGTPVEDIVGDDPVEFAEAFASAYAGKRWIDKERNRLTETIQNLEGKEER; this comes from the coding sequence ATGGCCGCGAAGTGGTACGAGATGATCACCGGATCGCTCGACGACAAGAAGGCGTACCGCCAGTACAAGGCCCGCATCGCGGCCCTGCCCGAGCCCTACGGCACCGCCGCGAAGGCCTTCGAGCGGTACTTCATGTACAACGGCGGCATCACCGACGGCGACTCCACGGTGATGATCACGATGCTGAACGACTCCGCCGATCTGTGGGAGCGGGCCGCCGTCGACGGGACGCCGGTCGAGGACATCGTCGGCGACGACCCGGTCGAGTTCGCCGAGGCATTCGCCTCGGCCTACGCCGGCAAGCGCTGGATCGACAAGGAGCGCAACCGCCTCACCGAGACCATCCAGAACCTCGAAGGAAAGGAAGAGCGATGA
- a CDS encoding ATP-binding cassette domain-containing protein, with translation MTTETAIRVQGIEKSFKDLHVLRGVDFDVQAGSIFALLGSNGAGKTTLVRILSTLLQADAGTATVHGFDVAGAPGDVRESISLTGQFAAVDEVLTGRENLALVAKLRHLKNPGAIADDLLARFSLTDAGGRRAGTYSGGMRRRLDIAMSLIGNPPIIFLDEPTTGLDPQARIEVWQTVKELADGGTTVLLTTQYLDEAEQLADRIAILHKGTIIQNGTLAELKQLLPATTVEYVEKQPTLEEVFLALVGDTGETDNADTDRADGTVPAGKEPR, from the coding sequence ATGACGACCGAAACAGCGATTCGGGTACAGGGCATCGAGAAGTCGTTCAAGGACTTGCACGTGCTGCGAGGCGTCGACTTCGACGTCCAGGCGGGCAGCATCTTCGCGCTGCTCGGCTCGAACGGCGCAGGGAAGACCACCCTCGTGCGGATCCTGTCGACGCTGCTCCAGGCCGACGCCGGCACGGCCACCGTCCACGGCTTCGACGTGGCCGGCGCGCCTGGCGACGTCCGCGAGTCGATCAGCCTGACCGGCCAGTTCGCGGCGGTCGATGAAGTGCTGACCGGCCGGGAGAACCTGGCGCTGGTCGCGAAGCTCCGCCACCTGAAGAATCCCGGGGCGATCGCCGACGACCTGCTGGCCCGATTCTCCCTCACGGATGCCGGTGGCCGGCGCGCGGGGACGTACTCGGGTGGCATGCGACGCCGGCTCGACATCGCGATGAGCCTGATCGGCAACCCGCCGATCATCTTCCTCGACGAGCCGACCACCGGCCTGGATCCGCAGGCGCGCATCGAGGTGTGGCAGACGGTGAAGGAGCTGGCGGACGGTGGCACGACCGTGCTGCTCACGACGCAGTACCTCGACGAGGCCGAGCAGCTGGCGGATCGCATCGCGATCCTGCACAAGGGCACGATCATCCAGAACGGGACCCTGGCCGAGCTCAAGCAGCTTCTCCCGGCGACGACCGTCGAGTACGTCGAGAAGCAGCCCACCCTCGAGGAGGTCTTCCTCGCCCTCGTCGGCGACACCGGCGAGACCGACAACGCAGACACCGACCGCGCCGACGGCACGGTTCCGGCAGGAAAGGAACCCCGATGA
- a CDS encoding ABC transporter permease produces MTTHVLGDTRVLTGRSLTHILRSPDTIITTAVTPIALMLLFVYVLGGAINTGSDESYINYMLPGILLITIASGVAYTSYRLFLDLQGGIFERFQSMPIARSSVLWAHVLTSLVANLISIAIVIGVALIMGFRTGASVGAWLAVVGIMVLFTLALTWLAVVAGLSAKTVDGASAFSYPLIFLPFISSAFVPTESMPAPVAWFAENQPVTSIVDTTRALFAGQPVGSDIWVALAWLVGILVIAYIWAVSIYRRKFS; encoded by the coding sequence ATGACCACGCACGTCCTCGGCGACACCCGGGTGCTCACCGGCCGGTCGCTGACCCACATCCTCCGCAGTCCCGACACGATCATCACCACCGCGGTCACGCCGATCGCGCTGATGCTCCTGTTCGTGTACGTGCTCGGCGGTGCGATCAACACGGGGTCCGACGAGTCGTACATCAATTACATGCTCCCCGGCATCCTGCTGATCACGATCGCGTCGGGCGTCGCGTACACCTCGTACCGGCTGTTCCTCGACCTGCAGGGCGGCATCTTCGAGCGGTTCCAGTCCATGCCGATCGCCAGGTCGAGCGTGCTCTGGGCGCACGTGCTCACCTCGCTCGTCGCGAACCTCATCTCGATCGCGATCGTGATCGGCGTCGCCCTGATCATGGGGTTCCGCACCGGGGCATCCGTGGGTGCCTGGCTCGCGGTCGTGGGGATCATGGTGCTGTTCACGCTCGCGCTGACCTGGCTCGCCGTGGTCGCCGGACTCTCGGCGAAGACCGTCGACGGGGCGAGTGCGTTCAGCTACCCGCTGATCTTCCTGCCGTTCATCAGCTCGGCATTCGTGCCGACCGAGTCGATGCCGGCGCCGGTGGCCTGGTTCGCCGAGAACCAGCCCGTGACCTCGATCGTCGACACGACCCGTGCCCTGTTCGCCGGCCAGCCCGTCGGCAGCGACATCTGGGTCGCGCTCGCCTGGCTCGTCGGCATCCTGGTCATCGCCTACATCTGGGCGGTTTCCATCTACCGCCGCAAGTTCAGCTGA
- a CDS encoding enolase C-terminal domain-like protein — MKIVDLRVRTVAIPTDAKLRHSSGVHPGYFIRTILELITDEGLIGLGEVGGGDQRGALLKLKPRILGLDPFHLEVIKLKVLRSIYYLSNARLYAAIEMACLDIQGKAAGRPLSDLLGGAVRAEIPFIAYLFWRYDRPGGGDDTRAEDLADESEALHERLGVNAMKMKAGVERPEEEARVLELCRDRLGDGFGLRIDPNGVWSVPTAVRIGRRLEAIAPEYFEDPAWGLVGNAAVREQVRIPIATNMYPAKFDDLGPAIRLGAVDVVLTDLHYWEGPRGVKDLTAVCRTFGLGVAMHSGTEFGIELAAMLHTASTIPEMITAGDAHYHYLTDDIIAGGLMEYRDGSIAVPTGAGLGVELDPEKMDKYERYFEEHGDYYARFHVDDRKPDWVPTVGGF, encoded by the coding sequence ATGAAGATCGTCGACCTGCGCGTGCGTACCGTCGCCATCCCGACCGACGCGAAGCTTCGGCACAGCAGCGGCGTGCACCCTGGGTACTTCATCCGCACGATCCTCGAGCTCATCACGGACGAAGGCCTGATCGGGCTCGGCGAAGTGGGTGGCGGCGACCAGCGCGGTGCCCTGCTCAAGCTGAAGCCGCGCATCCTCGGGCTGGATCCGTTCCATCTCGAGGTGATCAAGCTCAAGGTCCTCCGCTCCATCTACTACCTTTCGAATGCGCGGCTCTACGCCGCCATCGAGATGGCCTGCCTCGACATCCAGGGCAAGGCCGCCGGGAGGCCGCTGAGCGACCTGCTCGGCGGGGCGGTGCGCGCCGAGATCCCCTTCATCGCCTACTTGTTCTGGCGCTACGACCGACCGGGCGGCGGTGATGACACCAGGGCCGAGGACCTCGCCGACGAGTCCGAGGCGCTGCACGAACGCCTCGGCGTCAACGCCATGAAGATGAAGGCCGGCGTCGAGCGCCCCGAGGAGGAAGCCCGCGTCCTGGAGCTGTGCCGCGACCGGCTCGGCGACGGGTTCGGCCTCCGCATCGATCCGAACGGGGTGTGGTCGGTTCCGACCGCGGTGCGGATCGGACGCCGGCTCGAGGCCATTGCGCCGGAGTACTTCGAGGATCCCGCCTGGGGTCTCGTCGGCAACGCCGCGGTCCGCGAACAGGTGCGCATCCCCATCGCGACGAACATGTACCCGGCGAAGTTCGACGACCTCGGCCCCGCGATTCGCCTGGGGGCCGTCGACGTCGTGCTGACCGACCTGCACTACTGGGAGGGACCGCGCGGCGTCAAGGATCTCACGGCCGTCTGCCGCACCTTCGGACTCGGCGTCGCGATGCACTCGGGCACCGAGTTCGGCATTGAGCTGGCCGCCATGCTGCACACGGCGAGCACCATTCCCGAGATGATCACCGCCGGAGACGCGCACTACCACTACCTCACCGACGACATCATCGCCGGCGGCCTCATGGAGTATCGCGACGGATCCATCGCCGTTCCGACCGGCGCGGGGCTCGGGGTGGAGCTCGACCCCGAGAAGATGGACAAGTACGAGCGGTACTTCGAGGAGCACGGCGACTACTACGCCCGGTTCCATGTCGACGACCGAAAGCCCGACTGGGTTCCCACGGTCGGCGGATTCTAG
- a CDS encoding RraA family protein, giving the protein MPNPYAYPLPVPELIARFRDTYSGAVYDVLDELGFPNQALAPDIKPVDPEWTIAGPAFTMKGIPEPTGDPDLRARRIHMFEAMKATGVPIIDVRDCSFDTQVAHYGEMNATVGSACGVIGAVVDGGSRDTRFLLERGFPLFCRYLSPVEAVKRWSYYDWQNTVSLRGALTTTVSVSPGDFLVGDLDGVVVVPRELVVEVLQRTEELIAHEDVVRAEFLVSDDPVGVYRRHGRL; this is encoded by the coding sequence ATGCCGAACCCCTATGCCTATCCGCTTCCGGTGCCCGAGCTCATCGCGCGCTTCCGCGACACCTACTCGGGCGCGGTGTACGACGTGCTGGATGAACTGGGGTTCCCGAACCAGGCGCTCGCGCCCGACATCAAGCCGGTCGACCCCGAGTGGACGATCGCCGGCCCGGCCTTCACCATGAAGGGCATCCCCGAACCCACCGGCGACCCCGACCTGCGGGCGCGCCGCATCCACATGTTCGAGGCGATGAAGGCCACGGGCGTCCCGATCATCGACGTGCGCGATTGCAGCTTCGACACCCAGGTCGCGCACTACGGCGAGATGAATGCCACGGTCGGATCCGCGTGCGGAGTGATCGGAGCCGTCGTGGACGGCGGATCCCGCGACACCCGCTTCCTCCTCGAGCGCGGCTTCCCCCTGTTCTGCCGCTACCTCTCCCCGGTTGAGGCGGTCAAGCGGTGGAGCTACTACGACTGGCAGAACACCGTGTCCTTGCGTGGGGCACTGACCACGACGGTCTCCGTCTCACCCGGCGACTTCCTCGTCGGCGACCTCGACGGGGTGGTGGTCGTGCCGCGCGAGCTCGTCGTCGAGGTGCTGCAGCGCACCGAGGAACTGATCGCCCACGAGGACGTGGTGCGGGCCGAGTTCCTCGTGAGCGACGACCCGGTCGGGGTCTACCGGCGTCACGGCCGGCTCTAG